The Oleiphilus messinensis DNA segment CCGCGTTAGCGTAACAATCCCCGCATCAGTGAGTCTGGCTAACTCCCGGCTTACCGCCCCCTTGCCCACACCAGCACGACGCACCACCTCATTGAGAAAAAAACTCTGCTGCGGCTGGCCGAATAATAGCCCTAATACTTTCTGTTGCGTGCGCGTAAACAAGGCATCGGCTAACTTCGAATTTTCTGCTGCCATCATGTTTTATTCCATCATCAGTCCCATATTGGGTACTATAGACCCCAAAATAGGACCGATCAATGCAAAGTCTCATTTTGGGTACGATATCCCCCATATTGGGACCGATATATTGGCTTCGATCTGTTGTCGCAAATCACGCTCCAGGCTGGCCGTGCTGCCGGTGAGCTCATGTGCCTGATCTCCCTCCAGAGAAAACAGTTTGCTATCGCTCATGAGGTAGCCTCTTGCAGTGAATCGCTAGAATAATTGGTTGCCGCACCCTCAGGTGGCTGCCAATCTCGGACATCGATTTTGCCGGTGACAGCTGCGGAGATTAGGGCTGAGCGGCGCTCTGTTAACAAACTTGATACTTTATCTGCCTGCTCAATTAGAGCATCCATTTTCCCGAGTTTTATAGATAAAACCTCTAAAATTTTCTTCTGCTCTTCTAGACTCGGCAAAATAAAGTTCATTTTAGCCAGTATAGAAATATAGATATGTTTTATTGTTGTCCCTCCTGCATCAAAGATCATTTTGCTTTGGTAGTCTGCTCCCATAAAGGCTATTGATAAAAATTCAGGTAACACCTTCATCTTATCTAATCTCAAGAGAGCAACCGACTGACTGATACAAGCCTCATACTCGCCATGAAATACAACTACACGTCCCAATGTTCCGTCCTTAGTAAGCAATACATCGCCTTTTTCAGGCTTACTTTTTGGCGATAGCAACGTATTGAATGCTTCTTGAGAAGTACACCTTGCTTCTTCATACTTAATCCTGCCAAATTCAATATCTGTAGCAGTAAGCATGTAAGGGCCTTCGCTCGTTGAGGGCATTGGGTTTGTAAAACCATAAGAGATAAATTCACACATCCAACCAACTCGGGTTACCTCCCAACCCTCCGGCACCTCCCCCAACCACTCGACACCTGAGTCGCGCATGGGGGCATTGGGGTTAAGGCCTTTGGTGACGGCGTGGCTGATGACTGCCTGGCGTTTTTCTTTGAGTAGTTTGATGAGCTGTTGTTGTTTTTCGATCAGGGTGTCGATTTTGGTGGTTTCGTGGTCGAGGAAATTGGCGATTTTTTTCTGGATGCTGGCTTGAGGAAAAACAACTTTATAGGGAGCAATCTGTTGTGTAGAAAGCTGACCTATAGCAGAGCTTTGCACCTTAAAGTCAATTACCGCGTTTATGAAATATGCAAAAAACTTGCAACTACAATCATTCAATGGTGACAAAACAAGCAAGCGAATGATTGCATCAAAAGGATGGTCTCTAAAAGCAGCAAACCCAACTTCCCCTCTACCACTTACAGTAATTGAATGGGCATTAAAGAAATACTTACTCGTATATCCGTATATGGATTTATCATCGTTCGCATTTGTGTATATTGGGTACGGGTGGCTTTCCGATTGCACTTCAGAAAAATATTCCGCTTTAAGATCCCCCCCAGCTTTAATCTCAAACAACTTAGATATAGATGCCTCTTCCCAATCTGAAGGAATCTGATCTATGTAGTCAATTTCAACCGTCTTATACTCTGGATACGCCTGATACCTACTCATAAACACATCCTCCTGATGAGGATTTTTTGTCGAGAGCAAGGCTCCAGGGAGCGCAGCGAAGGAGCGTACTTTTAGTACGTGACTGAGTGAGCACCGCAGCAACGCGGCTATCGGCAAAAAAGGCCATCAGGAGTGCACCTCACGCAACAACGCCATAATCTCCGCACTCACCTTATCCAAATCGGCATCAATCTCTTCCAGGTCTCTGGGTGGCTGATAGACGTAGAAATGACGATTGAACGGTATCTCGTAACCGACGATGCCGATCTCGCCATCTTTATCGTCTCTTTTGCTGGCGTCGATCCAGGCGTCGGGGACGTGGGGTTGTACTTCTTTCTGGAAGTAGGCCTCATTGGTCGCATCGACCGGTTGTGATGGGTCTAGGGGCACGTTTTCATTATCCCGCAAATTGCCATCGGCTTTATACTCAATGGTTTTACCGTTTACTTCAAACAATCCATAAAGTGGGTTGGCAGGTGCTTTGTGAATCTTTTTGATGACCTTTTCAGCTTCCGGATTTATCCAGCTAACAGCGGTAGTGATTTGCTTTTTCTCGTTGGTGTCCAGCTTGATATCTTTGGCTTTGCAGGCGGTTTTTAACACGTCTTCATAGGTGTTCATGTCATCACATTGATCGGTGCCAATATGCTGCTGCAACTGTTTTGCTTTGAGCAATAGCTGCTTTTGCGTGAGCCAGGTTTTGCTATCGAGCAGGTCTTTGATTTTGGCTTCTTTCAGGTCACTAAAGTGCGCTTTCAGGTATTTACGAATAGCTTCTTTGTGCTCGTCTAACGCGCCATAGTTTTCGCAGGTTTCGTCGTCTGACCAATGCTCGCCATAGGTGTCGTAAATCCACTTCATGGGTGCTTCCAGCGGTTTGGCAGCAAAGCGCAGCGTTGCAATACGTTCATCACTAAATTGATAGCTTTCCCGCAAAGGCCGCTCAATGGTAATACGACGATAGCCAAACTCATGGTTTTTGAAAATTTTACTGGCGAAGGTTTTGGGGGCTTCGGTTTTCGCAGTGGTGGATTGTCTACCACGGTTACTTTTCTGCTCGGCGGGCTTATCTAACGCTCTTGCATCCACCACTTCAAAGGCACCGAATGTGCGAGTAATGGTACGAATATCCTCATCACTCATTTCATTGCGTTTGCTACCTAACGACTTACGCATTTTTTTGAAGAGGTTTATACCGTTGATTAACTGTACCTGGCCTTTACGTTCTTCGGGTTTCTTATTCGATAACACCCACACATAGGTGGCAATGCCGGTGTTGTAGAACATATCGGTGGGTAAGGCGACAATGGCTTCCAGCAAGTCAGCTTCGAGAATATAACGACGAATCTCACTCTCGCCGGAGCCTGCACCGCCGGTAAACAGAGGTGATCCGTTGAGGATAATCCCAATACGACCACCTCCGTCTTGCTTGTCTCTCAGTTTGCTTAGCAAGTGTAAGAGAAACAACAGAGAACCGTCAGAAACACGAGGTAAGCCAGGGCCGAAACGACCGTCGAAGCCTTTTAAGCTGTGTTCATCTTTGATGTCTTTTTCGATCTTTTTCCAGTCCACGCCAAAAGGTGGGTTGGAAAGCATGTAGTCGAACTGTTGGTTAAAGAGCTGGTCGTTAGACAGCGTGTTACCCAGTTTAATGTTGTTTACTTCCTGCCCTTTGATCAGCATGTCGGCTTTACAGATGGCATAGCTTTCTGGGTTGAGCTCCTGACCAAAGGCAACGATACGAGCATTTGGGTTGAGTTCGTGCACGTATTCCATACCAGACGATAAAAATCCACCAGTGCCCGCTGTAGGATCGTATATGGTCCGAATGATGCCCGGCTTGGTCAGTGCTTCGTCGTCTTCCATAAACACCAGAGAGGTGGTCAGGCGTACGATGTCGCGCGGGGTAAAGTGTTCACCCGCTGTTTCGTTAGAGCCTTCTGCAAAGCGCCGGATAAGTTCTTCGAACACCAGCCCCATATCATGGTTAGAAATGGCTTTTGGACTTAAATCGGTCTGACGGACTTTTTGTACGATCAGATAGAGCAAGTTAGCATCGCTGAGCTGGCCGACAAACTCACGGAAGTTGAAGTATTCAAAAATCTCGCGGGCGTCTTTAGAAAAAGACAAAATGTAAGATTCCAGGTTAGCGGCTATGCCGGATTCCCCCAGGCGAGACAGGTCCATTTTTGAGGTATTGTAAAAACTCAGCCCATCAGTGGCCCGCAGTAATAACTTCTCTTGGGCCTCTTCTTGCAATCCCATTTGCTGAACACGTTCGTATGCTTCTAATACGGCCTCTTTCTTATCGGCCAGTACACACTCAAGCCGGCGTAACAGGGTAAATGGCAGGATGATGCGGCCATATTGGGATTGTTTGAAATCACCGCGGAGAAGATCAGCGATAGACCAGCAGTAAGCGGCCAGGTTATTTGGGGTTTGTACGTTTTCGTTAGTTGTCATTATGGATTCTTAGTCAGTAAATTCCGTTTACCACTTAAAATAATAGTGGATAATAATAAATTGGCCCGAACTTTAAAGGCCCACGGAGGCTTTAATCAAGCGATAAATGGTCTAAATGGCCTGACTAATTGAGAAATAATGGGCATGGTGGCTATAAAATCAGCATCAACCACCGCACTATGCGGACAAAAAAATAGCGCTGTCAAAGCGCTAAATGGGAAACGTTAACAGCCCCTAATAATCACGCTAATCCAGCAACACCGTTCCATCTGAATCAGGCTCGGCGTCATTTGCACTGGCCGTTTGACACCATGTGTCTGAGCTGACGTCAGTTGATGAGAGAACTGGGCGAAAGGTGTGGTGTGTAGCCGGGTTTGAGCACATTTTATCGAGTTCCTCATTACTTATCCGCAGCACTTTAATATGATCCTCAATGATCGATTGGCGGCCCCGAACGAAGGGGTATAAAACGTTGGGTTCATCATCATGGGTACAGATGAGGATATGATTGGGATTGAGGCTGGTAGCGATCGATGCCTCAATATAATCCAGACTGCCTTGCCGTTCGAGATAAGTTTGCAGAACAACATCCCAGCTTTGAAACGCCTCACAGCGGGGTTCAACCTCCCCCCAACGACTCAGAATAATCCCATTACGTGGCATCTCACCGCGACGGTGCCAATAGCACAGGACACACTGCAAAAGCATTTGAGACTCTAAGCAATCACCAACCAGAATTAAGGGCATATCCGGGCGGCTCCGTGCATACAGATAACGGTAAATTGCGATCGCGTCGTTAAACAGAGATGTGTGTTTTTGGGGCTGTGTAGCCTGATGAGGGAAGAGCCGACCAAAGAAGCAAGCTCGATAATCCACGAGTCGGAAGTATTTCAGCTCGCCGACAAAAAATCCCCCATCTTGCAATAAAATGAACTGTAGAGATGAAGGGCCACAACTGCTCGCTCGTATCACAAATGCCCTCTCTTATTATTATCGTAATAATGAGAGACCATAGTAATTAGAAACAGTATCAGGCCCTATGTGAAATCAAGACACAGGAGTGTGATATCAGGACAACCGCACAGGCCAATCATTTTTGCTCGTATTGGAATTCCTTGGAATCAGCTCCATGGAGAGAAAGGATTGATGCGAAACCAAAGCGCAACCTGCCACTTGGAGAGGTTAGTTGTAATCTTCTTGTATCAGAAGCCAGGAAACGTGGCGAATTCATCAGGCCACGTGGCTTAGAAATTCATCTGCGGAGTGGATACCTTCACGATCCTGACAGATTTTAAAAAGACGAAACAGGTTCTTAGCTGTGGCGTTGCCATTTGCACTCACCATGCGGCGTAAACCGGCTTCCTGCATTTGTAGATCTTTTGCTACTTCACCAAAAGCCTGAGTGCCATTGAGATAATCACGTAATAGAGAATTACCAACAACGATATCACCTTCAAGGTATGACTCTAGCGCCTCCAGCAATAATCCTTTGCGGTATTCAGGATCTTTACATAGCTCCATGACGGTATCTTTAAATTCACGAGTTAAAGCCATCGTCTGTTACCTCACTTTTTACCTTTATGCTTTCGCCTTTTGGAAGGAGGGTGTCCTGCTTTTTGTTGCGGGGGAGACACCTTCGGCTTTCTTGCTTTGTAGTCAGCCAAGTAATCTTTAGCTACACCAATCGCAGCTTGCTGATCCGGCTTGTCACTACCAGCGAACAAGATGATCAGCTCGTCACCTTCCGTAATGTAGTAAATACGGTACCCTGGACCACAATCGATTCGGCGCTCCTGTAAACCATTACCATCGGTAATCGGCTTATGATCACCGAAGTTACCAGACTCCATTTGGGTCACCGCCCTAGTGATCTTGGCCTTTGCCCTGGCATCCTTAAGGTCGACAAGCCAGTCCCGAAACGGGACGCTGCCATCTTGGGTTTTGTACTCTTGAGCTTTCCGCTCGACTACGGGTATTGTCACTAGATTACGTCCCTTTTCCGCCAATTATAATAACGTATATGTTATTACTCAAGTTCCTTTTTTAGCTCCCCCCAGCACCGGATACTTGTTTAAACCGTTTTCATAAACCTGCTTAAACCTACTCATGGTTTAAACGAGCCTATCCCTACAGCGCAGGGTGCGCGGAAAGCAGTGGAGTGCTTTCCTGAATCAAGTCGGGACTCATGCCCGGTCTACCACCAAGGCGAGCCTCGACGGAGTAACTAACCCGATTCACACGACGAAAGTGACGCCAGCCACTCAGAAAATCCAATGATTTTTCGAGTGGTTGGTACCAACGCTGAAGTTTGTTGTAATACTGATAATCCCCGAGCGCCATCCTTACAGGCGGATGCTCGGTCTTAACGGTACCCTTCGCGTTAATACCCATGAGTTGTTTTGGCGGCTTTTCTTTAAAGCCATAATGCCGACGACCAATCACTAACGCGGCCGCGTGGTGATCTGAAAAACCGTGTCGATCGCGATACTTCATCCGCCCCAATAATGAGGTATAAGCCGGATTGACGTGATATAGGCGTATGCCGCGTTTAATGCTTTGCGTTTCAATCAAGTCCTTGATCTTACCGTAAGCAAAGGCATTCAACATGCGGGCATACTGAGGATGATCCTGCTTTTGGTAATGCCGTTTCTTTTGCTGAAAATCCAGCTTTTCGATCACCACCGCTTTACCTTGCTGCGCGGCAAAGTCCATCAGGTCTCGTACGGCATCCCCAATAATGGCCGCTCGTTGAGCATCATTCTTATAGTGTAACGGTAAGTCAAACGTTCGGTGTTGCAGTGGGTTACCGTTTCGATCCAGCTCGACGACCGCTAAGTGATCCGGGTTGACATCCACACCAATGACACCTTGGTCATCATCGATCCACTCTGCTTGCTCTTTTGGTCCTGCCACTTCCACGCTAACGAGTAACCGCCAACCTTTTTTGTCTCGCTTAAATCGAAAACTCAGGGGTTGCCCTTTGATTGATTTATCGTGTTTTTTAACCTGATTTTGCCAAACGGCTTGGGCAATAGCCGCCTTACTACCATGCTTGAATTGCAGGTGATCAATGTTAATGGTCGTGCCAAACGTGGCGCGTAATTGATGGGGCACCAAGAGTTTAAGCTGGTAAGCATCTTCTTGCTCACTGGGCGATAGCTGGGCATTTTGACAGCCCCAGGATTCATCATGAGAACCCACCAATAGAAATTCACGGTGTCGCGCTTCGTGCCAGCGACATTGCCAATCCCTGATCCCTTCATTGGATTTTAGTGTTTGTCGCTCTTTCAGCAGCTTTCGACCACCAAAACAAATCGGTGCTTTGTTTTCCTGTTTTTCGGCCACCAAGGCGGACTGCTTTTGCTGCCAACGACGCAGTTTTACTTCTTTCTGTCGTAACCTGTTGCGAAGTTGTTTTGCCTGTTGCGGGCTGCCTTTCTCTGC contains these protein-coding regions:
- a CDS encoding restriction endonuclease subunit S encodes the protein MSRYQAYPEYKTVEIDYIDQIPSDWEEASISKLFEIKAGGDLKAEYFSEVQSESHPYPIYTNANDDKSIYGYTSKYFFNAHSITVSGRGEVGFAAFRDHPFDAIIRLLVLSPLNDCSCKFFAYFINAVIDFKVQSSAIGQLSTQQIAPYKVVFPQASIQKKIANFLDHETTKIDTLIEKQQQLIKLLKEKRQAVISHAVTKGLNPNAPMRDSGVEWLGEVPEGWEVTRVGWMCEFISYGFTNPMPSTSEGPYMLTATDIEFGRIKYEEARCTSQEAFNTLLSPKSKPEKGDVLLTKDGTLGRVVVFHGEYEACISQSVALLRLDKMKVLPEFLSIAFMGADYQSKMIFDAGGTTIKHIYISILAKMNFILPSLEEQKKILEVLSIKLGKMDALIEQADKVSSLLTERRSALISAAVTGKIDVRDWQPPEGAATNYSSDSLQEATS
- a CDS encoding type I restriction-modification system subunit M produces the protein MTTNENVQTPNNLAAYCWSIADLLRGDFKQSQYGRIILPFTLLRRLECVLADKKEAVLEAYERVQQMGLQEEAQEKLLLRATDGLSFYNTSKMDLSRLGESGIAANLESYILSFSKDAREIFEYFNFREFVGQLSDANLLYLIVQKVRQTDLSPKAISNHDMGLVFEELIRRFAEGSNETAGEHFTPRDIVRLTTSLVFMEDDEALTKPGIIRTIYDPTAGTGGFLSSGMEYVHELNPNARIVAFGQELNPESYAICKADMLIKGQEVNNIKLGNTLSNDQLFNQQFDYMLSNPPFGVDWKKIEKDIKDEHSLKGFDGRFGPGLPRVSDGSLLFLLHLLSKLRDKQDGGGRIGIILNGSPLFTGGAGSGESEIRRYILEADLLEAIVALPTDMFYNTGIATYVWVLSNKKPEERKGQVQLINGINLFKKMRKSLGSKRNEMSDEDIRTITRTFGAFEVVDARALDKPAEQKSNRGRQSTTAKTEAPKTFASKIFKNHEFGYRRITIERPLRESYQFSDERIATLRFAAKPLEAPMKWIYDTYGEHWSDDETCENYGALDEHKEAIRKYLKAHFSDLKEAKIKDLLDSKTWLTQKQLLLKAKQLQQHIGTDQCDDMNTYEDVLKTACKAKDIKLDTNEKKQITTAVSWINPEAEKVIKKIHKAPANPLYGLFEVNGKTIEYKADGNLRDNENVPLDPSQPVDATNEAYFQKEVQPHVPDAWIDASKRDDKDGEIGIVGYEIPFNRHFYVYQPPRDLEEIDADLDKVSAEIMALLREVHS
- a CDS encoding type II toxin-antitoxin system RelE/ParE family toxin, translated to MTIPVVERKAQEYKTQDGSVPFRDWLVDLKDARAKAKITRAVTQMESGNFGDHKPITDGNGLQERRIDCGPGYRIYYITEGDELIILFAGSDKPDQQAAIGVAKDYLADYKARKPKVSPPQQKAGHPPSKRRKHKGKK
- a CDS encoding IS200/IS605 family accessory protein TnpB-related protein, translating into MDTPTKTLTFETRLDLIHEQDAALCQYAELWNQVKFRWFANLQKPKAQQLNRTQFMHEMGMPFSYRVFQGVRQSIKGLIQSYQTNRNNRLATLDVKIKQLEKTLNKLKKRCDHVAEKGSPQQAKQLRNRLRQKEVKLRRWQQKQSALVAEKQENKAPICFGGRKLLKERQTLKSNEGIRDWQCRWHEARHREFLLVGSHDESWGCQNAQLSPSEQEDAYQLKLLVPHQLRATFGTTINIDHLQFKHGSKAAIAQAVWQNQVKKHDKSIKGQPLSFRFKRDKKGWRLLVSVEVAGPKEQAEWIDDDQGVIGVDVNPDHLAVVELDRNGNPLQHRTFDLPLHYKNDAQRAAIIGDAVRDLMDFAAQQGKAVVIEKLDFQQKKRHYQKQDHPQYARMLNAFAYGKIKDLIETQSIKRGIRLYHVNPAYTSLLGRMKYRDRHGFSDHHAAALVIGRRHYGFKEKPPKQLMGINAKGTVKTEHPPVRMALGDYQYYNKLQRWYQPLEKSLDFLSGWRHFRRVNRVSYSVEARLGGRPGMSPDLIQESTPLLSAHPAL